Proteins from a genomic interval of Aliidongia dinghuensis:
- the modC gene encoding molybdenum ABC transporter ATP-binding protein, with amino-acid sequence MSLVVDVALARPGFTLEVAFDSPGSVTALFGRSGAGKSTIAALLAGLVRPDKGRIALDGEALVDRAARVFVPPHRRRIGYVFQDGRLFPHLSVRHNLLYGAWFQGRRASNMPLADIVELLGIGHLLDRRPATLSGGEKQRVAIGRALLMAPRLLVLDEPLASLDQARKDEILPYLERLRDETRLPMVYVSHSREEVVRLADQLVMIEAGRVTAAGPIGEVMSRFDPAAGTEPGAVLATRVSAIDASHELATLDFPGGRLTVPAGRLALGQAVRVQLRARDVAIATAPPTGLSILNTLPATIVDMTAVGPTAVGLRLDCGGTILVAEITRLSAETLALAPGKPVHALIKSVSFDRPMEG; translated from the coding sequence ATGAGCCTTGTCGTCGACGTCGCCCTCGCCCGGCCCGGCTTCACGCTCGAGGTCGCGTTCGACAGCCCCGGCAGCGTCACCGCGCTGTTCGGCCGGTCCGGCGCCGGCAAGAGCACGATTGCAGCGCTCTTGGCCGGCCTCGTCCGACCGGACAAGGGCCGCATCGCGCTCGATGGCGAGGCGCTGGTCGACCGCGCCGCCCGCGTCTTCGTGCCGCCGCATCGCCGGCGGATCGGCTATGTGTTCCAGGACGGGCGGCTGTTCCCGCACCTCTCCGTCCGCCACAACCTGCTCTACGGCGCCTGGTTCCAGGGCCGCCGGGCGAGCAATATGCCGCTCGCCGACATCGTCGAGCTGCTGGGCATCGGCCATCTGCTCGACCGCCGGCCCGCGACGCTCTCGGGCGGCGAGAAGCAGCGCGTCGCGATCGGCCGGGCGCTCCTGATGGCGCCCCGCCTCCTGGTGCTCGACGAGCCGCTCGCCTCCCTCGACCAAGCGCGCAAGGACGAGATCCTGCCCTATCTGGAACGGCTCCGGGACGAGACGCGGCTCCCGATGGTCTATGTCAGCCACAGCCGCGAGGAGGTCGTGCGGCTGGCCGACCAGCTGGTCATGATCGAAGCCGGCCGGGTCACGGCGGCCGGGCCGATCGGCGAGGTCATGAGCCGGTTCGATCCGGCGGCCGGAACAGAGCCCGGCGCCGTGCTGGCGACGCGGGTCAGCGCGATCGATGCATCGCACGAGCTGGCGACCCTCGATTTTCCGGGTGGCCGGCTGACCGTGCCGGCCGGGCGGCTCGCCCTCGGCCAAGCTGTGCGCGTGCAGCTGCGCGCCCGCGACGTGGCGATCGCGACAGCGCCGCCGACCGGCCTCAGCATCCTGAACACGCTGCCGGCGACGATCGTCGACATGACGGCGGTCGGCCCGACCGCGGTCGGCCTCCGGCTCGATTGCGGCGGCACGATCCTGGTCGCCGAGATCACGCGCCTCTCCGCCGAAACCCTGGCGCTCGCCCCCGGCAAGCCGGTCCATGCGCTCATCAAGAGCGTGTCGTTCGATCGGCCGATGGAGGGGTGA